The nucleotide sequence TATACTTTTTTGTTTTTGAGTAATCCTACAGGACCTTCTGGAGTATAATTAAATGAAATTCCAGCTCTGGAAATCAAATCGATATAAGTTTTTAATGCCGCGGTTACCGTAAAATTATACATAGGCACACCAATAATGTAGGCGTCGGCTGCTGCAAATTCGATCGCCAGCTCGTTGCTACCTTCTATTTCGGTTCTTTGTACATCTGTAAGATTTTCAGAAGGTGTGAAAAAAGCAGAATAGCGCTCTTTATCACCTAAACTAACGAGATCATCATAATAAAGATCACGCGTTCCTGTGATGAGATGTCCTTGAGATTCCAACTTTTTTTGAAGCACGTCATTCAGCTCTCTGCTTATGCTGGCTTCCTTCATTGGGCTACTATCAATTCTTAGAATGTTCATATTTGTAGGTGTTTTAATTGTATGTACAAATAAATAACAGATTTAG is from Nonlabens sp. YIK11 and encodes:
- a CDS encoding FMN-dependent NADH-azoreductase is translated as MNILRIDSSPMKEASISRELNDVLQKKLESQGHLITGTRDLYYDDLVSLGDKERYSAFFTPSENLTDVQRTEIEGSNELAIEFAAADAYIIGVPMYNFTVTAALKTYIDLISRAGISFNYTPEGPVGLLKNKKVYAIISTGGTPVGSEVDFVSPYLKTLFGFLGITDVTFIAADLTSQSREASIEKATKAIDAL